A single window of Rhizobium indicum DNA harbors:
- a CDS encoding LysM peptidoglycan-binding domain-containing protein: protein MMKNRAGLLALAVLAIAILLMVFVVMPRIGGDATKVGDAINQASTEVKNTVNEAAKTSRSAVGDAAAVADKVGRLSADAGVSLSELKALFADGKGPAIDVFTAAKTKAVNALTALADFTIPEGLDPATQTLAAKAKDGGAKALAIVQSLPENIADALAAIAKAEVALTGAPETAPGANTAAENTGPKLPAFDVLRVEPDGSTVIAGSAEPNGKLEVLDGEKVVTTANVDASGDFAAVLDDPLPAGDHQLVLKFTGKDGKSTLSEEVATISVPKDGNGANLLAMVSKPGTASRIITAPKAGTEVADASNPMAPPADKPATGESSDAPAATAAPTGELALQTPNLTDTSSDGAATAPDKTNVPDVMVNAVEIEGNKIFIAGTTRSNAKVIGYADDSLVGQDTAGSDGHFVIDGVVALSVGDHKIRVDVVDPTGKVIVRAAVNFNRPAGDQVRVAAQSAPADANGASSMVPLDEGELDKLKVEVGKAFGLLKGLFADGKLPGAEQLAAARSATEFALRSVADFRPAADAPDVFKQASGSSSQIAGNALKLLQGLPGDAKSVGAALERLGGMIAELTAAPAPATPSANEVGSNQPKTIEQAPLTANNAAVIIRRGDTLWQISRRTYGLGVRYTTIYIANEDKIINPDRIRPGQIFGLPKDVLPNAEELHRKRMSGQHL, encoded by the coding sequence ATGATGAAGAACCGTGCCGGCTTGCTGGCTCTTGCAGTCCTCGCAATCGCAATCCTACTGATGGTGTTTGTCGTCATGCCGCGCATCGGCGGCGATGCAACCAAGGTCGGAGATGCCATCAACCAGGCGAGCACGGAGGTCAAGAACACGGTTAACGAGGCGGCAAAGACATCGCGCTCCGCCGTGGGCGACGCGGCTGCGGTCGCCGACAAAGTGGGTCGCCTTTCGGCCGATGCCGGCGTATCGCTCAGCGAGCTCAAGGCGCTGTTTGCCGACGGCAAAGGCCCGGCCATCGATGTCTTCACCGCCGCCAAGACCAAGGCCGTCAACGCGCTGACCGCGCTTGCCGATTTTACCATTCCCGAGGGCCTCGATCCCGCGACCCAGACCCTTGCCGCCAAGGCCAAGGACGGTGGCGCGAAGGCGCTCGCCATCGTCCAGTCGCTGCCCGAGAACATCGCCGATGCGCTTGCCGCGATCGCCAAGGCCGAGGTTGCACTGACCGGTGCGCCGGAGACCGCCCCTGGGGCGAATACGGCAGCGGAAAATACCGGCCCGAAGCTTCCGGCCTTCGACGTATTGCGCGTCGAGCCCGACGGATCGACGGTGATTGCCGGTTCCGCCGAGCCGAACGGCAAGCTCGAGGTGCTCGACGGCGAGAAGGTGGTGACGACGGCCAATGTCGACGCGAGCGGCGATTTTGCTGCCGTCCTCGACGATCCGCTTCCGGCCGGCGACCACCAGCTCGTGCTCAAGTTCACGGGCAAGGACGGCAAGAGCACGCTTTCCGAAGAAGTCGCGACCATTTCCGTGCCGAAGGATGGCAATGGCGCCAATCTGCTCGCCATGGTTTCCAAACCCGGCACGGCGAGCCGCATCATTACCGCGCCGAAGGCTGGAACCGAAGTTGCGGATGCCTCCAATCCGATGGCGCCGCCTGCGGACAAGCCGGCAACCGGCGAAAGCTCGGATGCGCCTGCCGCAACAGCTGCACCGACCGGCGAGCTGGCGCTGCAGACGCCGAACCTCACCGACACCTCCTCGGATGGCGCAGCTACGGCACCGGATAAAACGAATGTGCCCGATGTGATGGTCAATGCCGTCGAAATCGAGGGCAACAAGATCTTCATTGCCGGCACGACGCGCTCCAATGCCAAGGTCATCGGTTATGCCGACGACAGCCTCGTCGGCCAGGACACGGCCGGCTCCGACGGCCATTTCGTCATCGACGGTGTGGTGGCGCTTTCAGTCGGCGACCACAAGATCCGCGTCGATGTCGTTGATCCCACAGGCAAGGTGATCGTGCGTGCGGCGGTGAATTTCAATCGCCCAGCCGGCGATCAGGTGAGGGTCGCCGCGCAATCGGCACCCGCCGACGCCAACGGCGCTTCCTCGATGGTGCCGCTCGACGAAGGCGAGCTCGACAAACTCAAAGTCGAAGTCGGCAAAGCCTTCGGCCTGCTGAAGGGACTGTTTGCCGATGGCAAGCTGCCCGGTGCCGAACAGCTTGCGGCAGCGCGCTCGGCAACGGAATTCGCGCTGCGCTCCGTCGCCGACTTCCGCCCGGCCGCTGATGCGCCAGATGTCTTCAAGCAAGCGTCCGGTTCCTCCTCGCAGATTGCCGGCAATGCGCTGAAGCTGCTGCAGGGCCTGCCTGGGGACGCGAAGTCCGTCGGTGCCGCGCTCGAAAGACTGGGCGGGATGATCGCCGAACTCACCGCTGCACCCGCGCCGGCAACGCCATCTGCAAACGAGGTCGGAAGCAACCAGCCGAAGACGATCGAACAGGCGCCGCTGACGGCGAACAATGCGGCGGTCATCATTCGCCGCGGCGACACGCTGTGGCAGATCTCGCGCCGCACCTATGGCCTCGGCGTTCGTTACACGACAATCTACATCGCCAACGAGGACAAGATCATCAATCCCGATCGCATCCGCCCTGGCCAGATTTTCGGCCTGCCGAAGGATGTACTGCCGAACGCCGAAGAGCTGCACCGCAAGCGCATGTCCGGCCAGCATCTCTAA
- a CDS encoding GFA family protein, translating to MTTYTGGCQCGAIRFRVNGDIKDSSICHCRMCQKAFGAYYAPLVSVRGADFEWTRGERKKFRSSNFVERGFCGDCGTPLTYEAPDGMAIAAGAFDDPSAFPPTIQWGVEGKIGFVDHLHELPGERTEADLTAGSFLHELVSYQHPDHETQAWPPKELG from the coding sequence ATGACCACCTATACCGGCGGCTGCCAATGCGGCGCGATCCGTTTCCGCGTCAACGGCGACATCAAGGATTCGTCGATCTGTCATTGCCGCATGTGCCAGAAGGCGTTCGGTGCTTATTATGCGCCGCTGGTCTCGGTGCGCGGCGCCGATTTCGAATGGACGCGCGGGGAGCGCAAGAAATTCCGCTCTTCCAATTTCGTCGAGCGCGGCTTCTGCGGCGATTGTGGCACGCCGCTGACCTATGAGGCACCGGATGGAATGGCGATCGCCGCGGGCGCCTTCGACGATCCTTCGGCGTTTCCGCCGACCATTCAATGGGGCGTGGAAGGCAAGATCGGATTCGTGGATCATCTGCACGAACTGCCCGGAGAAAGAACCGAGGCGGATCTGACGGCGGGCTCTTTCCTGCACGAACTCGTTTCCTACCAGCATCCCGATCATGAGACGCAGGCATGGCCACCCAAGGAGCTCGGATGA
- a CDS encoding endonuclease domain-containing protein, giving the protein MSHTPVSPLRRANAKRMRKAMTDAELKLWNELRAHRLMGLSFRRQMPIAGYIVDFACPTYRLIVEVDGSQHGLAQNISSDDARTQRLQSDGWTVLRFWNDDILRDIDNVCSHIIRTIGEDLP; this is encoded by the coding sequence ATGTCGCATACACCGGTTTCACCGCTACGGCGGGCAAACGCTAAGCGCATGCGCAAAGCTATGACCGATGCCGAACTGAAACTCTGGAACGAGCTACGCGCCCACCGCCTCATGGGTCTCAGCTTTCGTCGACAGATGCCAATCGCCGGTTACATCGTCGATTTCGCATGCCCCACCTATCGCCTGATTGTCGAGGTAGACGGATCGCAGCACGGACTTGCCCAGAACATCTCCTCCGACGACGCGCGGACTCAACGCCTACAGTCCGACGGCTGGACTGTCCTGCGCTTCTGGAACGACGACATCCTCCGCGATATCGATAATGTGTGCAGCCATATCATCCGAACCATCGGAGAAGATCTGCCATGA
- a CDS encoding GFA family protein, with amino-acid sequence MTAEADGSGGCQCGAVRYRAKGELGYPHLCHCRMCQKAAGNYFMPLAGVMRSDFTFTRGAPKWFQSSDLVRRGFCGDCGTPLFYDIPEADFINITLGSLDDPDAVKPVMQSNTGQKMSWFHALDGLPLEPQPETPDRENAIAASNHQHPDHDTKSWPLGESS; translated from the coding sequence ATGACGGCGGAAGCGGACGGAAGCGGCGGGTGCCAGTGCGGGGCAGTGCGTTACCGCGCCAAAGGCGAACTCGGCTATCCCCATCTTTGCCATTGCCGCATGTGCCAGAAGGCGGCGGGCAATTATTTCATGCCGCTTGCCGGCGTGATGCGCAGCGATTTCACCTTCACGCGCGGCGCGCCGAAATGGTTTCAGTCCTCGGATCTGGTGCGGCGCGGTTTCTGCGGCGATTGCGGCACGCCGCTGTTCTACGATATTCCCGAAGCGGACTTCATCAACATCACGCTCGGCTCGTTGGACGATCCCGATGCGGTCAAGCCGGTGATGCAATCGAACACCGGCCAGAAGATGTCCTGGTTTCACGCGCTGGATGGCCTGCCGCTGGAACCACAGCCTGAAACGCCCGACCGCGAGAACGCGATCGCGGCAAGCAACCATCAGCACCCCGACCACGACACGAAAAGCTGGCCCCTCGGAGAAAGCTCATGA
- the rarD gene encoding EamA family transporter RarD, which yields MSTDASVPLAKNEDSPRGFAFALTAYLLWGFLPIYMKAVAHISPAEVIAHRIVWSLPLAGIVLIVLGRTQDIRAALSSPRMLAMAALTASLITVNWGTYVWAIGAGHSLDAALGYFINPLFSIFLGAVFLKEKLQPLQIAAIALAALAVAILALDSGGIPWVALTLAVSWGFYALLRKTLPLGPNQGFFLEVLILSGPALLYILYLEFGGQGHLYRTGLADTTLLLGCGVITAVPLMIYANGAKLLRLSTIGIMQYIAPTMIFLIAVFVFHEPFGTARMIAFPLIWAGLFLYSWSMLKGSRAG from the coding sequence ATGTCGACCGATGCATCCGTTCCGTTGGCGAAGAACGAAGACAGTCCGCGCGGTTTCGCCTTTGCGCTGACGGCCTATCTGCTCTGGGGCTTCCTGCCGATCTACATGAAGGCGGTGGCGCATATCTCGCCGGCCGAGGTGATCGCCCATCGCATCGTCTGGTCGTTGCCGCTGGCGGGCATCGTGCTGATCGTGCTCGGGCGCACGCAGGATATCCGCGCAGCACTCAGCTCGCCGCGCATGCTGGCGATGGCGGCGCTGACGGCGTCGCTGATCACCGTCAACTGGGGCACCTATGTCTGGGCGATCGGCGCCGGCCATTCGCTCGATGCAGCACTCGGTTATTTCATCAATCCACTGTTCAGCATCTTTCTCGGCGCAGTGTTCCTCAAGGAAAAGCTGCAGCCGCTGCAGATTGCGGCGATCGCGCTTGCGGCGCTTGCCGTCGCCATTCTCGCACTGGACAGCGGCGGCATCCCGTGGGTGGCGCTGACGCTGGCGGTCAGCTGGGGTTTCTACGCCCTGTTGCGCAAGACGCTGCCGCTCGGGCCGAACCAGGGCTTCTTCCTCGAAGTGCTGATCCTCAGCGGGCCGGCCCTCCTCTACATCCTCTATCTCGAATTCGGCGGCCAGGGCCACCTCTACCGCACCGGTCTTGCAGATACGACCCTGCTGCTCGGCTGCGGCGTCATCACCGCCGTGCCGCTGATGATCTATGCGAACGGCGCTAAGCTCTTGAGGCTCTCGACGATCGGCATCATGCAGTATATTGCGCCGACGATGATCTTCCTGATCGCCGTCTTCGTCTTCCACGAGCCATTCGGCACGGCGCGCATGATCGCCTTCCCGCTGATCTGGGCGGGGCTGTTCCTCTATAGCTGGTCGATGCTGAAGGGAAGCCGGGCGGGCTGA
- the pip gene encoding prolyl aminopeptidase: MTEMLRTLYPEIEPYASGHLDVGDGHVIYWERSGTPGAKPAVFLHGGPGGGISPAHRRLFDPTLYDVMLFDQRGCGRSTPHAELHANTTWHLVADIERLREMAGVDTWQVFGGSWGSTLALAYAETHPEHVSELILRGIYTLTKAELDWYYQFGVSEMFPDKWERFIAPIPPEERHEMMHAYHRRLTHEDKNARLAAAQAWSIWEGETITLLPEPSTSFKFEEPEFAYAFARIENHFFVNAGWMDEGQLIRDAGRLRDIPGVIVHGRYDMPCPAKYAWLLHKAWPKAEFHLIEGAGHAYSEPGILDQLIRATDKFAGKQD; this comes from the coding sequence ATGACCGAGATGTTGCGCACCCTCTATCCCGAAATCGAGCCCTACGCTTCCGGCCATCTGGATGTCGGCGACGGCCATGTGATCTATTGGGAGCGCTCTGGTACGCCTGGCGCCAAGCCTGCCGTCTTCCTGCATGGCGGTCCGGGCGGCGGCATCTCGCCCGCCCATCGCCGGCTCTTCGATCCCACTCTCTACGACGTCATGCTGTTCGATCAACGCGGTTGCGGCAGGTCAACGCCGCATGCGGAACTCCATGCCAATACGACCTGGCACCTCGTTGCCGATATCGAGCGGCTGCGCGAGATGGCCGGCGTCGACACCTGGCAGGTGTTCGGCGGCTCCTGGGGCTCGACGCTGGCGCTCGCCTATGCCGAGACACATCCAGAGCACGTCTCCGAGCTCATCCTGCGCGGCATCTATACGCTGACCAAGGCGGAGCTCGACTGGTACTACCAATTCGGCGTCTCGGAGATGTTCCCTGACAAGTGGGAGCGGTTCATCGCGCCCATTCCGCCGGAAGAGCGGCATGAGATGATGCATGCCTATCATCGCCGCCTGACACACGAGGACAAGAACGCGCGCCTCGCGGCCGCGCAGGCCTGGAGCATCTGGGAAGGCGAAACGATCACGCTGCTGCCGGAACCTTCGACGAGCTTCAAGTTCGAGGAGCCGGAATTCGCCTATGCATTTGCGCGCATCGAGAACCATTTCTTCGTCAATGCCGGCTGGATGGACGAGGGACAGTTGATCCGCGATGCCGGCAGGCTCAGGGATATTCCCGGCGTCATCGTACATGGACGCTACGACATGCCCTGCCCGGCCAAATATGCCTGGCTGCTGCACAAGGCCTGGCCGAAGGCAGAATTCCACCTGATCGAGGGCGCGGGCCATGCCTACTCGGAGCCTGGGATTCTCGATCAGCTGATCCGGGCGACGGATAAGTTTGCCGGGAAGCAAGACTGA
- a CDS encoding TIGR00730 family Rossman fold protein: protein MTEQSVSIRSICVYCGSRPGRDPSHMAAGRALGREIAEYGLRLVYGGGTKGIMGAVASGVLSGGGQVTGIIPEFLIDMEATRHSLGQLNELIVTPDMHARKHTMFERSDAFVALPGGIGTLEEIVEIMTWAQLGRHEKPMVFANVNGFWDPMMELMRHMTEEGFLHTAHRVQPLVVDEISGIIPAIMAQAAQLAADRDGEDEVISKM from the coding sequence ATGACCGAACAATCTGTATCGATTCGATCCATCTGCGTTTACTGCGGCTCAAGGCCGGGACGCGATCCTTCCCACATGGCGGCCGGGCGTGCTCTCGGAAGAGAGATCGCCGAATACGGCCTGCGCCTCGTCTATGGCGGGGGTACCAAAGGCATCATGGGCGCGGTTGCCAGCGGCGTGCTTTCAGGCGGCGGTCAGGTCACGGGCATCATTCCCGAATTCCTGATCGATATGGAAGCGACTCGCCACTCGCTCGGTCAGCTCAACGAACTCATTGTAACCCCTGACATGCATGCGCGCAAACACACCATGTTCGAGCGCTCCGATGCCTTCGTGGCGCTGCCCGGCGGCATCGGTACGCTGGAGGAGATCGTCGAGATCATGACCTGGGCACAGCTCGGCCGCCACGAGAAGCCGATGGTCTTTGCCAACGTCAATGGTTTCTGGGATCCGATGATGGAACTGATGCGCCATATGACCGAAGAAGGCTTCCTGCACACCGCCCACCGGGTGCAGCCGCTCGTCGTCGACGAGATCTCCGGCATTATTCCGGCGATCATGGCCCAGGCAGCCCAGCTCGCCGCCGATCGCGACGGCGAGGACGAGGTGATTTCGAAGATGTAG
- the cimA gene encoding citramalate synthase: protein MTKEKIYLFDTTLRDGQQTPGIDFSVEDKIAIAAMLDEFGLDYVEGGYPGANPTDTAFFSEKRTSQSSFVAFGMTKRAGVSVSNDPGIAGLLQAKSDAICFVAKSWDYHVAVALGCTNEENLECIAESVKAAVGAGKEAIVDCEHFFDGFKANPAYALACAKTAYESGARWVVLCDTNGGTQPPEVRAIVEAVIASGVPGHCLGIHAHNDTGQAVANSLAAVDAGVRQIQGTLNGIGERCGNANLVTLIPTLALKSAYNTRFETTIDEERLLNLTRLSHAFDELLNRSPDHQMPYVGASAFATKAGIHASALLKDPRTYEHVPPETVGNFRKVMVSDQGGKANFINALKRRGIAVAKDDPKLDLLISIVKERESIGYAYEGADASFELLARRTLGTIPEFFTIEGFRVMIERRFDSLGRVKIVSEAVVKITIDGQTLMSVADAEGPVNALDLALRKDFGKYQHEIDDLVLADFKVRILNGGTEAITRVLIESTDSDGVRWWTVGVSENIIDASFQALMDSVIYKLMKNRQLAGKIAAE, encoded by the coding sequence GTGACCAAGGAAAAAATCTACCTCTTCGACACGACGCTCCGGGACGGGCAGCAGACGCCCGGCATCGATTTCTCCGTCGAGGACAAGATTGCGATCGCCGCCATGCTGGACGAGTTCGGCCTCGATTATGTCGAGGGCGGATATCCCGGCGCCAATCCGACGGACACCGCCTTCTTCAGCGAGAAGCGCACCAGCCAGTCCAGCTTCGTCGCCTTCGGCATGACGAAGCGGGCGGGTGTTTCGGTCTCCAACGATCCCGGCATTGCCGGGCTGCTTCAGGCCAAAAGCGATGCCATCTGTTTCGTCGCCAAGAGCTGGGACTATCACGTCGCGGTGGCGCTCGGCTGCACCAACGAGGAAAACCTCGAATGCATCGCCGAAAGCGTCAAGGCGGCGGTTGGCGCGGGCAAGGAGGCGATCGTCGATTGCGAGCATTTCTTCGACGGCTTCAAGGCCAATCCGGCCTATGCGCTCGCCTGCGCCAAGACGGCCTATGAGAGCGGCGCCCGCTGGGTCGTGCTCTGCGACACCAATGGCGGCACGCAGCCGCCCGAGGTGCGCGCCATCGTCGAGGCGGTGATTGCCTCAGGCGTTCCCGGCCACTGTCTTGGCATCCATGCGCATAACGACACCGGCCAGGCGGTTGCCAATTCGCTTGCCGCGGTCGACGCCGGCGTCCGGCAGATCCAGGGCACGCTGAACGGCATCGGCGAGCGCTGCGGCAATGCCAATCTGGTGACGCTAATCCCGACGCTGGCCCTGAAGAGCGCCTACAACACACGTTTCGAAACGACGATCGACGAGGAGCGGCTGCTCAACCTCACCCGGCTCTCGCATGCCTTCGACGAACTGCTCAACCGTTCGCCCGACCACCAGATGCCCTATGTCGGCGCCTCCGCCTTCGCCACCAAGGCCGGCATCCACGCATCGGCCCTGCTCAAAGATCCGCGAACCTATGAACACGTGCCGCCGGAAACCGTCGGTAACTTCCGCAAGGTTATGGTCTCCGACCAGGGCGGAAAGGCGAACTTCATCAATGCGCTGAAGCGGCGCGGCATCGCGGTCGCCAAGGACGATCCGAAGCTCGACCTGCTGATCTCGATCGTCAAGGAACGTGAATCCATCGGCTATGCCTATGAGGGCGCGGATGCGAGCTTCGAGCTGCTGGCGCGCCGCACGCTCGGCACGATCCCGGAATTCTTCACCATCGAAGGCTTCCGCGTGATGATCGAGCGCCGCTTCGACAGTCTTGGCCGTGTGAAGATCGTCTCGGAGGCGGTGGTCAAGATCACCATCGACGGCCAGACGCTGATGTCGGTTGCCGATGCCGAAGGCCCGGTCAACGCACTTGACCTCGCGCTGCGCAAGGATTTCGGCAAATACCAGCACGAGATCGACGATCTGGTGCTTGCCGATTTCAAGGTGCGTATCCTCAACGGCGGCACGGAGGCGATCACCCGCGTGCTGATCGAATCCACCGACAGCGACGGCGTGCGCTGGTGGACAGTCGGCGTCTCGGAGAACATCATCGACGCTTCGTTCCAGGCGCTGATGGATTCGGTCATCTACAAGCTGATGAAGAACCGGCAGCTGGCGGGCAAGATCGCGGCGGAATAA
- a CDS encoding phosphatidylserine decarboxylase: MSLFNTVRNTIVPVHKEGYPFVAAFFVASLVLGWIFEPLFWIGMIFTLWCAYFFRDPERVTPQDDDLVISPADGKVSAIQMVTPPAELNLGPEPMLRISVFMNVFNCHVNRAPMRGRIVSINYRSGSFVNAELDKASEDNERNGLVIETGHGQIGVVQIAGLVARRILCWANPNEPLDAGERFGLIRFGSRLDVFLPAGAAPRVSLGQTAVAGETVIAEFASAKGPIISRRS; this comes from the coding sequence ATGAGCCTGTTCAACACGGTTCGCAACACGATCGTCCCCGTGCACAAGGAGGGTTATCCCTTCGTTGCCGCCTTCTTCGTCGCGTCGCTGGTCTTGGGCTGGATCTTCGAGCCGCTCTTCTGGATCGGCATGATCTTCACGCTCTGGTGCGCCTATTTCTTCCGTGATCCGGAGCGCGTGACCCCGCAGGACGACGACCTGGTGATCTCTCCCGCCGATGGCAAGGTGTCGGCGATCCAGATGGTGACGCCGCCGGCCGAGCTCAACCTCGGCCCCGAGCCGATGCTGCGCATCTCCGTCTTCATGAACGTCTTCAATTGCCATGTGAACCGGGCGCCGATGCGCGGGCGCATCGTCAGCATCAACTACCGCTCCGGCAGCTTCGTCAACGCCGAGCTCGACAAGGCGAGCGAAGACAATGAGCGCAACGGGCTGGTGATCGAAACCGGCCACGGCCAGATCGGCGTCGTGCAGATCGCCGGCCTCGTCGCACGGCGCATCCTCTGCTGGGCAAACCCCAACGAGCCGCTGGATGCCGGCGAGCGTTTCGGGCTGATCCGTTTCGGCTCGCGGCTCGACGTGTTCCTGCCCGCCGGTGCCGCGCCCCGCGTCTCGCTCGGCCAAACGGCGGTTGCGGGAGAAACCGTCATCGCCGAATTCGCCTCCGCCAAGGGTCCCATTATCAGCCGTCGCAGCTAG
- a CDS encoding ABCB family ABC transporter ATP-binding protein/permease, with protein sequence MANGKTVSESNLPQTLLNLWPYMWPAGRPDLKMRVVWASVFLLISKFVLLLVPYFFKWSTDALNGRMDLAGSVPPLLAGAIALVIAYNITRLIQLGLNQLRDALFASVGQHAVRQLAYRTFVHMHELSLRFHLERKTGGLSRIIERGTKGIETIVRFTILNSVPTVIEFLLTAVIFWWGYGFSYLAVTAFTVWAYIWFTIRASDWRIAIRRSMNDSDTDANTKAIDSLLNFETVKYFGNEEMEAKRFDKSMERYEKAATDVWTSLGWLNFGQGVIFGIGTTIMLVLSALAVQRGEQTVGDFVFVNSMLLQLSVPLNFIGFVYREIRQGLTDIEQMFDLLEVQTEVKDAPDATELRIGLGAISFKDVHFAYDAARPILKGISFEVPAGKTVAVVGPSGAGKSTLSRLLYRFYDIQSGAITVDGQDIRTVTQKSLRSVIGMVPQDTVLFNDTVAYNIRYGRTSASDGEVFAAAEVAQIAHFIETLPEGFETKVGERGLKLSGGEKQRVAIARTILKAPPILILDEATSALDTTTEREIQEALDLVSKNRTTLVIAHRLSTVISADEIIVLKSGEIAERGTHAALLERNGLYASMWNRQREATQAEEHLKQVRESDDLGVITRLAPAS encoded by the coding sequence ATGGCAAACGGCAAGACAGTCTCGGAATCCAACCTGCCGCAGACGCTTCTCAACCTCTGGCCCTATATGTGGCCGGCCGGCCGGCCAGACCTCAAGATGCGCGTCGTCTGGGCCTCGGTCTTTCTGCTGATCTCCAAATTCGTCCTGCTGCTCGTCCCCTATTTCTTCAAGTGGTCGACCGATGCGCTGAACGGCAGGATGGATCTTGCGGGCTCGGTGCCGCCGCTGCTGGCCGGCGCCATCGCGCTGGTGATTGCCTATAACATCACCCGGCTGATCCAGCTCGGCCTCAACCAGCTGCGCGACGCGCTCTTTGCCAGTGTCGGACAACATGCGGTGCGCCAGCTCGCCTACAGGACCTTCGTGCACATGCACGAGCTGTCGCTACGCTTCCATCTCGAGCGCAAGACCGGCGGGCTATCGCGCATCATCGAGCGCGGCACCAAGGGTATCGAGACGATCGTGCGCTTCACGATCCTCAATTCCGTCCCGACCGTCATCGAATTCCTGCTGACGGCGGTGATCTTCTGGTGGGGCTACGGCTTCTCCTATCTCGCCGTTACCGCTTTTACCGTGTGGGCCTATATCTGGTTCACGATCCGGGCATCCGACTGGCGCATCGCTATCCGCCGGTCGATGAACGACAGCGATACCGACGCCAACACCAAGGCGATCGACTCTCTCCTCAATTTCGAGACGGTCAAATATTTCGGCAATGAGGAGATGGAGGCAAAGCGTTTCGACAAATCGATGGAACGCTACGAAAAGGCGGCGACCGATGTCTGGACCTCGCTCGGCTGGCTGAACTTCGGCCAGGGCGTCATCTTCGGCATCGGCACGACGATCATGCTGGTGCTGTCGGCGCTGGCCGTGCAGCGCGGCGAGCAGACGGTCGGCGATTTCGTCTTCGTCAATTCGATGCTGCTGCAGCTTTCAGTACCGCTCAACTTCATCGGCTTCGTCTACCGCGAAATCCGCCAGGGGCTGACCGATATCGAACAGATGTTCGATTTGCTTGAGGTGCAGACCGAAGTCAAAGACGCCCCCGATGCGACCGAACTTCGGATCGGCCTGGGCGCGATCTCCTTCAAGGACGTGCATTTCGCCTATGATGCGGCCCGTCCGATCTTGAAGGGCATTTCCTTCGAGGTGCCGGCCGGCAAGACGGTCGCCGTCGTCGGCCCTTCGGGTGCGGGCAAATCGACGCTGTCGCGCCTGCTCTATCGCTTCTACGATATTCAGAGCGGCGCAATCACCGTCGACGGCCAGGATATCCGCACGGTGACGCAGAAGAGCCTGCGCTCGGTGATCGGCATGGTGCCGCAGGATACAGTGCTCTTCAACGACACGGTCGCCTACAACATCCGCTACGGCCGCACATCGGCGAGCGACGGCGAGGTCTTTGCCGCCGCCGAGGTGGCGCAGATCGCGCATTTCATCGAAACGCTGCCCGAGGGCTTCGAAACCAAGGTCGGCGAGCGCGGGCTGAAGCTTTCGGGCGGCGAGAAGCAGCGGGTGGCGATCGCCCGCACCATCCTCAAGGCGCCACCGATCCTGATCCTCGACGAGGCGACGTCGGCGCTCGACACGACCACGGAACGGGAGATCCAGGAGGCACTCGACCTGGTTTCGAAGAACCGCACGACGCTGGTCATCGCCCACCGGCTTTCGACTGTCATCAGCGCCGATGAAATCATCGTGCTCAAAAGCGGCGAGATCGCCGAGCGCGGAACACATGCCGCCCTCCTCGAAAGGAACGGTCTTTATGCCTCGATGTGGAACCGCCAGCGCGAGGCGACACAGGCGGAGGAACATCTCAAGCAGGTGCGCGAAAGCGACGACCTCGGCGTGATAACGCGGCTTGCTCCGGCAAGCTGA
- a CDS encoding GFA family protein, producing MTDTIKTGGCQCGAVRFRISGKLGRPSICHCRMCQKQFGGFFSALVTAPEEGMEWTRGEPSYFQSSVNIERGFCSDCGTPMTYRHPGGLELAIGTFDDRSDLAPLIQVNYEARLPWVEKIFKAPVLKDQDFYARQEAIISFQHPDHDTEVWPAKGVKI from the coding sequence ATGACGGACACGATAAAGACAGGCGGATGCCAGTGCGGCGCCGTGCGCTTCCGCATCTCGGGCAAACTGGGGCGACCCTCGATCTGCCATTGCCGCATGTGCCAGAAGCAGTTCGGCGGCTTCTTCTCCGCGCTCGTCACCGCGCCTGAGGAAGGGATGGAATGGACGCGCGGCGAGCCGAGCTACTTCCAGTCCTCGGTCAATATCGAACGCGGCTTCTGCAGCGATTGCGGCACGCCGATGACCTATCGTCATCCGGGCGGTCTGGAGCTTGCGATCGGCACGTTCGACGATCGCAGCGATCTCGCACCGCTGATCCAGGTCAACTACGAGGCCCGCCTGCCCTGGGTCGAGAAAATCTTCAAGGCGCCGGTGCTGAAGGATCAGGATTTCTACGCACGGCAGGAGGCGATCATCTCCTTCCAGCATCCCGACCACGACACGGAAGTCTGGCCCGCAAAAGGCGTGAAGATATGA